The following nucleotide sequence is from Candidatus Neomarinimicrobiota bacterium.
ATGATCTTGAAGGATTATATCCCTTACCTAAAACATTTTATCAAAACCCACTAATTAGATTAAAAGTTAGAGGATATGTTTTTGATGGTTTCTTAGAAAAATACTCACGATCCATTCGAAAAGGTGTGTGGACTTATTACTCTGAATCAGGGGATATAACAAAAGATGAATTTTATGTTGTTGTTGAATTTGATAATCCTGTTGATGCCAAGGATGAAATGATGATGATAACTCCTGAAGAAATTGATTTATTGTCAATGGAAAGTGTAATAAGATTGAACGGTCAAATTAAAACAATTGAATATGATGTTGATGGAAATATAACTGAAATTCTAGAACAGAAAATAGAACTTGATGACGCTTTATGGGGGCCTGACAAGATATCAAATACTTTTCATAAAAATGGCAAAATCAAGTGTGTCAATGAATCAAGCGGTGGGGGTGCAATTAGTTATTGCTTAGATGAAAATGGAAAACCATTAGGTTTAAATAATTATGGAACTGGGGATCAGCGCTTTATTTTATCTAAAGATATTAGAAAAGTAA
It contains:
- a CDS encoding SH3 domain-containing protein; this encodes MKKLILFLLFVPLVSFGQSSYSSYYENGKIKVTGESFEEIIGSKVSAKSGLNVRESPDLKSKTIGKLPYGISVTVESKTGIKLTVIDTDRVTGIKSEIKGEWVEVTGIIVAEYDNKNIKHNSANPKLLYKTDLYWYDLEGLYPLPKTFYQNPLIRLKVRGYVFDGFLEKYSRSIRKGVWTYYSESGDITKDEFYVVVEFDNPVDAKDEMMMITPEEIDLLSMESVIRLNGQIKTIEYDVDGNITEILEQKIELDDALWGPDKISNTFHKNGKIKCVNESSGGGAISYCLDENGKPLGLNNYGTGDQRFILSKDIRKVK